Within Candidatus Thermoplasmatota archaeon, the genomic segment GTACCTGGATTTGTATAAAGTAAACGTTCAATGATTTTTCCTTCCTTTATTGTTTGAGATAGAATATCAAATACATCTTCAGGCTTCACTTGAAGATAACATATTTCTTCAGGATAGATAACAACAATAGGACCTTTCTCACAAAACCCATGACATCCTGTTCTCCTAATATCTACTTCTTTTCCCAATTTTTGTTTTTTAATCTCGTCTTGAAAAGCAATGTTAACTTTTTCGCTAGCGTAAGCGCGACATCCTGTACCTGAACATAAGGTAATACACATCTTTTTAGGGTCTCTCTTGGATAATATTTCCTTTCTGAGATTTTCTAAGTCTGATGACGATTTTAGTTTTTTCATTTTATCACCTAGTATAGCTTGCTAAGATATCGCCCACCTTTGAAGGTGCGACCTTACCATGATATTCATCATCCACTACTATCACGGGTCCTAATGCACAACATCCTAAACAATTAACGCTCTCCAGAGTAAACTTAAGGTCACGGGTCGTTTCCCCTGCTTTGATTCCTAAGACACGTTCTGCAACTTCTAAAACTCTTTGACCACCTCTCACATGACAAGCAGTGCCGAGACAAACTCTAACCAGATGCTCTCCTCTTGGC encodes:
- the nuoE gene encoding NADH-quinone oxidoreductase subunit NuoE, giving the protein MVQELRNVDEIIDKYQCDKSALIQILLEIQDKKHWLPKHALMWISERLKVPMIQILHIASFYKAFSLEPRGEHLVRVCLGTACHVRGGQRVLEVAERVLGIKAGETTRDLKFTLESVNCLGCCALGPVIVVDDEYHGKVAPSKVGDILASYTR